In the Tribolium castaneum strain GA2 chromosome 1, icTriCast1.1, whole genome shotgun sequence genome, one interval contains:
- the LOC661628 gene encoding protein SREK1IP1, with the protein MNAYGSHLLPPAKESVRAACKKCGYAGHLTYQCRNFIKVDPNKEIVLDVSSTSSETDQEYLTPLTELREKELVEKLKKKHKKKKKKSKVKKRRHSSESDSDSDSDEKRKKKKHKKKAKKKKRHSESESDSDS; encoded by the coding sequence ATGAATGCATACGGGTCGCATTTGCTGCCCCCGGCCAAGGAGAGTGTCCGTGCTGCTTGCAAAAAGTGTGGATACGCTGGCCATTTAACTTACCAGTGTCGTAATTTCATTAAAGTGGACCCCAATAAAGAAATTGTCTTGGATGTTAGTAGTACAAGCAGTGAGACTGATCAGGAGTATTTGACGCCGCTTACGGAGCTCCGCGAGAAAGAGTTGGTCGAGAAGTTGAAGAAGAAAcacaagaagaagaaaaaaaagtcgAAAGTGAAGAAACGGAGACATTCGTCCGAATCGGACAGTGATAGTGATAGTGACGAGAAgaggaagaagaagaaacaCAAGAAGAAGGCCAAGAAGAAAAAGCGGCATTCGGAGTCCGAGTCGGACTCGGACTCTTGA
- the ND-MNLL gene encoding uncharacterized protein LOC100141571 — MKLRYLIPKDIYLIAFPAFGFAFGWYLDRKETERLTLFRDKSALYGRVLKEGEAPSWP, encoded by the coding sequence ATGAAACTGAGGTACTTGATCCCTAAAGACATCTACCTGATTGCCTTCCCTGCGTTTGGCTTCGCTTTTGGATGGTATTTGGACAGGAAGGAGACCGAGCGTTTGACCCTTTTCAGGGACAAGAGCGCGCTATACGGCCGGGTTTTGAAGGAGGGCGAAGCCCCATCATGGCCCTAG
- the LOC103312505 gene encoding zinc finger protein 320, whose protein sequence is MTDKTYPNTYNVYNRPPCAKQALDNNPNQFYSYNMPINNNYNQLEAFNMMSPHKTQNVCMYPELPTWDTRIYEDTLKIPDKIEMIEITSKDLSPAASYCSNLDLLVPDFYKTLGKDLNYFNNQKIDYPACAQSNQGGNTQTVKYCSIQNVEYHNYDYYNYYDGKVLDQNQYFDLPGDSFQPLDQQTESNDESDIIVEESDEDCTDYGGTKVPSGDNKCIICNVSYTPLGTQFYFLTLKSPLTMSSQKPVFTKIVSIVGRISNEINYLCSECLGLINTIDHLQFKLNGFNTELKMKFQRTCQDNNVPQRPNKKRFRDNKDRRMKCKLCKKIVSLRQICQKHALKHKSRFLCEFCGKTSPTLRHFKHHHQHHAIKTPKIAAFVCRNCPKSFRTRSNLTEHENYCLGVLPHKCQSCDKKFPSNTKLKNHVKLKHDKKFIAICSICNIGFVKLSDYKAHKISHSTDKKFQCAKCDKSYKTLSNLNFHMKVHSGKLPFICSICDKGFMRKEYLEAHVNNHKGVKNFGCHVCDKKFVSQKNLDSHLKYHDGSAKTRTCNICGKVMTTGFEEHLRIHNNLREFECDQCDCRFNTKGTLAKHKKRKH, encoded by the coding sequence ATGACCGACAAGACGTACCCCAACACCTACAACGTGTACAACCGGCCCCCCTGCGCCAAGCAAGCCCTAGACAACAACCCAAATCAATTTTACTCGTACAACATGCCCATCAACAACAATTACAACCAACTGGAAGCCTTCAACATGATGTCACCCCACAAGACCCAAAACGTGTGCATGTACCCCGAACTACCGACGTGGGACACTCGCATCTACGAAGACACCCTGAAAATCCCCGACAAGATCGAAATGATTGAAATTACAAGCAAGGATTTGAGCCCTGCGGCGAGTTATTGCAGCAATTTGGACTTACTAGTGCCTGACTTTTACAAGACTTTGGGGAAGgacttgaattattttaacaatcaGAAAATTGATTACCCGGCTTGTGCCCAAAGCAATCAAGGGGGAAACACACAAACTGTAAAGTACTGTAGCATACAAAATGTAGAGTACCATAATTACGactattacaattattacgaTGGCAAGGTTTTGGACCAAAACCAATACTTTGACTTGCCGGGGGACAGTTTCCAGCCCCTCGACCAACAAACGGAGTCAAATGATGAAAGCGATATAATTGTAGAGGAGTCAGATGAAGACTGCACTGATTATGGGGGCACTAAAGTGCCCTCAGGAGACAACAAATGCATCATTTGCAACGTCTCGTACACACCACTGGGGACCCAATTTTATTTCCTAACCCTCAAGAGCCCCCTAACTATGTCGTCCCAAAAGCCAGTCTTTACGAAAATTGTCAGTATTGTGGGGCGAATTTCCAACGAAATTAACTACTTGTGCAGCGAATGCCTGGGGCTCATTAACACAATCGATCATTTGCAATTTAAACTCAACGGTTTCAATACGGAGTTAAAGATGAAGTTTCAAAGAACATGTCAGGACAATAATGTCCCCCAAAGACCAAACAAAAAACGCTTCAGAGACAACAAAGACCGTAGAATGAAATGCAAACTGTGCAAAAAAATCGTCTCTTTGCGccaaatttgccaaaaacacGCCTTAAAACACAAGTCGCGTTTTTTGTGCGAATTTTGCGGCAAAACATCGCCAACTTTGCGCCACTTCAAGCATCACCACCAACACCACGCCATCAAAACCCCCAAAATCGCCGCATTCGTGTGCCGAAACTGCCCGAAGAGTTTCCGGACAAGGTCGAACTTGACCGAACACGAGAACTACTGTCTCGGGGTTTTACCCCACAAATGCCAATCGTGTGATAAGAAATTCCCCTCGAACACGAAACTCAAAAACCACGTCAAACTCAAACACGACAAGAAATTTATCGCGATTTGCTCCATCTGTAACATCGGATTCGTCAAACTTTCGGATTACAAGGCGCACAAAATTAGCCACAGCACTGATAAGAAATTTCAATGTGCGAAGTGCGACAAGTCGTACAAGACTTTGAGTAACTTGAACTTCCATATGAAAGTGCACAGTGGGAAGTTACCatttatttgttcaatttgtgATAAGGGGTTTATGCGGAAGGAGTATTTGGAGGCACATGTTAATAACCACAAGGGGGTTAAAAACTTCGGGTGCCACGTGTGTGATAAAAAGTTCGTGTCGCAGAAAAACCTCGACTCGCATTTAAAATACCATGATGGGTCTGCCAAGACCAGGACTTGCAATATTTGTGGTAAAGTGATGACGACCGGTTTTGAGGAACACTTACGCATTCATAACAATTTGAGGGAGTTTGAGTGTGACCAATGTGACTGTAGGTTTAACACGAAAGGGACTTTAGCCAAGCATAAGAAACgcaaacattaa